A genomic window from Ciona intestinalis chromosome 8, KH, whole genome shotgun sequence includes:
- the LOC100184524 gene encoding uncharacterized protein LOC100184524: MADSQLSKVQYKRLSLQNVIEIQDFIGAYYSPNEEMRKVLNVPIEDVIPVDKYRTKKHLEQNFSIGAFDSDKLVGVILNEVVEKPTEETATEEDPEKTRLAAKYTWSAPILRLVAEIEEDPLKELAANKLFMMNMITVHTNYTKRGLASELMRRAELLAINQKCDCLVTTPSSGYTLKAVKKLGMIVHKSIDITTYVDKVTDTQPFKNISPPHNIFALCYKTLKFD, from the coding sequence ATGGCTGACTCCCAGTTAAGCAAGGTCCAATATAAACGGCTATCGTTGCAAAATGTAATAGAGATTCAAGACTTTATTGGGGCCTATTACTCACCGAATGAAGAGATGCGAAAAGTATTAAACGTGCCGATAGAAGATGTTATTCCTGTAGATAAGTATCGCACCAAAAAACATCTGGAACAAAATTTCTCAATTGGTGCTTTCGATTCGGATAAATTGGTTGGAGTTATACTAAACGAGGTTGTGGAAAAACCAACAGAAGAAACAGCCACTGAGGAAGACCCAGAGAAAACACGTTTAGCTGCTAAATATACATGGTCTGCGCCTATTTTAAGGCTAGTAGCTGAAATAGAAGAAGACCCATTAAAAGAGCTTGCTGCTAACAAACTGTTTATGATGAATATGATCACTGTACATACTAATTACACAAAACGTGGACTGGCATCTGAGTTAATGCGAAGAGCTGAATTATTGGCGATAAATCAGAAATGTGATTGTCTTGTCACAACACCTTCATCGGGGTATACTTTAAAAGCAGTGAAAAAACTTGGTATGATCGTACACAAAAGTATAGATATTACCACTTATGTCGATAAAGTTACTGATACTCAGCCGTTCAAGAACATATCTCCGCCACATAACATATTTGCTTTGTGCTATAAAACTCTGAAGTTTGATTAG